The following are from one region of the Mangifera indica cultivar Alphonso chromosome 14, CATAS_Mindica_2.1, whole genome shotgun sequence genome:
- the LOC123195567 gene encoding rhodocoxin: MATSVLRKLSTQIHCFPSLSLHSKHLLSRSYSTSAKVSDRMVKLFAIDPNGQKREIVGLSGQTLLKSLTNHGLIDPASHRLEEIDACSAECEVNIAQEWLDRLPPRSYDEEYVLKRNSRTRVLNKHSRLGCQVVLNKDLEGMVVAVPEPRPWDTP; this comes from the coding sequence ATGGCGACCTCCGTCCTCCGGAAGCTCTCCACCCAAATCCACTGCTtcccatctctctctctccactCCAAACACCTCCTCTCTCGCTCCTACTCTACCTCCGCCAAAGTTTCCGACAGAATGGTAAAACTCTTCGCCATTGATCCTAACGGCCAGAAACGCGAGATCGTCGGGCTCTCCGGCCAAACTCTCCTCAAATCCCTTACTAATCACGGCCTCATCGACCCCGCCTCTCACCGGCTCGAAGAGATCGACGCCTGCTCCGCTGAGTGCGAGGTCAACATCGCTCAGGAATGGCTCGATAGGCTCCCGCCGAGGTCCTATGACGAAGAGTACGTGCTCAAGCGGAACTCTAGGACTCGTGTTTTGAACAAGCATTCGAGGCTTGGCTGTCAGGTCGTGCTCAATAAGGATCTTGAAGGTATGGTCGTGGCCGTCCCTGAGCCCAGACCCTGGGACACTCCATAA